Proteins encoded within one genomic window of Triticum aestivum cultivar Chinese Spring chromosome 2D, IWGSC CS RefSeq v2.1, whole genome shotgun sequence:
- the LOC123055177 gene encoding BTB/POZ domain-containing protein At1g50280: protein MDEACDLKVRVNGRHTLLLHQSVVCAFSGRLRAMAAREKKGKMTRVRQSRGAAEALVSVELDGFPGGGEGFELVARFCYGDGRLPPLRPADVPLLHCAAAFLEMTEEVRAGNLLAQAEAFVDDGLCYWTWPDVLAAVKSCESFAADASGAGLQEKLLSALFSRIDAGAETPKSNCSTSSTCSSSSQDTAGGRPSSAAKTPESVKPSCQSGGREWWFDDVASLSPPTVDKAMKVLGCYGADNKNLTLTRFLLHYLRRAATLRKADDSGGGVLAGLADTAVHGVALAGGGAAFSCRGLFSALRTVSAAGLSRECRRRLETLVGRMLDQATLDDLLVSGDGGGVYDVSLVMRLVRVFASSVEEDGSPSSSQRMRKAGKLVDKYLAEISPDQGLRVSRFLAVAESLPDSARDCYDGVYRALDIYLESHAELTVEERATLCRCLNYEKLTLEACKELARNRRIPPRIAVQALSLQRPPNSLQSPLSSPTPKRVMSDDEKEKETLRLNLGRMQGRVAELEMVCKEMRGKTRLSPRVVAAKGNKVLGGRGLPWMC, encoded by the exons ATGGACGAGGCATGTGACCTCAAGGTGCGCGTCAATGGCCGCCACACGCTCCTTCTCCACCAG AGCGTCGTGTGCGCCTTCTCTGGGCGGCTGAGGGCGATGgcggcgcgggagaagaaggggaaGATGACGAGGGTGAGGCAGAGCAGAGGAGCGGCGGAGGCGTTGGTGTCCGTTGAGCTCGACGGCTTCCCGGGAGGCGGCGAGGGGTTCGAGCTCGTGGCGCGGTTCTGCTACGGCGATGGCCGCCTCCCGCCGCTCCGCCCCGCCGACGTCCCGCTCCTGCACTGTGCTGCCGCGTTCTTGGAGATGACCGAGGAGGTGCGCGCCGGCAACCTCCTCGCCCAGGCCGAGGCCTTCGTGGACGACGGGCTCTGCTACTGGACGTGGCCCGACGTGCTCGCCGCCGTCAAGTCCTGCGAGTCCTTTGCCGCCGACGCCTCGGGGGCAGGGCTCCAAGAGAAGCTGCTCTCCGCTCTGTTCTCCAGGATCGACGCGGGCGCGGAGACGCCCAAGTCCAACTGCTCCACGTCGTCGACGTGCTCGTCCTCGTCGCAGGACACGGCCGGCGGCCGGCCGTCTTCGGCCGCCAAGACGCCGGAGTCGGTGAAGCCGTCGTGCCAGAGCGGCGGCAGGGAGTGGTGGTTCGACGACGTGGCGTCGCTGTCCCCGCCGACAGTCGACAAGGCCATGAAAGTGCTCGGCTGCTACGGCGCCGACAACAAGAACCTGACGCTGACGCGGTTCCTGCTGCACTACCTCCGCCGCGCCGCCACGCTCCGCAAGGCCGACGACTCGGGCGGCGGCGTCCTCGCCGGCCTGGCCGACACGGCCGTGCACGGCGTGGcgctggccggcggcggcgcggcgttctcGTGCCGGGGCCTCTTCTCGGCGCTGCGGACCGTGTCGGCGGCGGGGCTGAGCAGGGAGTGCCGGCGCAGGCTGGAGACGCTGGTGGGGCGGATGCTGGACCAGGCCACGCTCGACGACCTCCTCgtgtccggcgacggcggcggcgtgtaCGACGTGAGCCTGGTCATGCGGCTCGTCAGGGTGTTCGCGAGCTCCGTGGAGGAGGAcggctcgccgtcgtcgtcgcagAGGATGAGGAAGGCGGGGAAGCTGGTGGACAAGTACCTGGCGGAGATCTCGCCGGACCAGGGGCTGCGGGTGTCCCGGTTCCTCGCCGTCGCCGAGAGCCTGCCGGACTCCGCCAGGGACTGCTATGACGGCGTGTACAGGGCACTAGACATCTACCTCGAG TCTCACGCGGAGCTGACCGTCGAGGAGCGCGCGACGTTGTGCCGGTGCCTCAACTACGAGAAGCTGACCCTCGAGGCGTGCAAGGAGCTGGCGAGGAACCGGCGGATCCCACCGAGGATTGCCGTGCAAGCATTGTCCTTGCAGCGGCCACCCAATTCGCtccagagccccttgtcgtcgccTACACCGAAGCGGGTCATGTCGGATGACGAGAAGGAGAAGGAGACACTAAGGTTGAACCTAGGACGGATGCAGGGCCGGGTGGCGGAGCTGGAGATGGTGTGCAAAGAAATGAGAGGGAAGACGAGGTTGTCGCCCCGGGTTGTTGCGGCCAAGGGCAACAAGGTCTTGGGTGGTAGGGGCTTGCCTTGGATGTGCTAG
- the LOC123055178 gene encoding uncharacterized protein, with protein MGDELEAFSEEELRRRPEVRIINKYALTVAYIRFALKSIGALLLLWATVVLLGGFVSSLKRVDFWYLTTIAFLQAAGVFDVMGDARFAFFEDWLDSLMQNVESCHLEHTQLRMRQWLKRKLHMLIDIILIVIFLPAVYFALAGPVLCIVLSAIRVANQGYGIADGETSKANLNRALDLYYYVSLAHGTICLLCMLSEVTANEVVVVSLWLRHGFSLDLLDGYLRETKQMCVHNPASIMNWNLITYGASLLDSQSPEDYVAGGRVLTMLIDQGMPLSIRRLMIRSPRERIQKLIGTLAWRSPAEREMRWLAARIVEHLAADINLTHFPGALECISSLFDTSCHNNGDQEALHLPFVIGHSKQKRRISLLDRVVAATLEGLLNSRSFQRQFRVQLIRRYVRKQQHNSEDLVFPGLRILENLAHDTHNCTLIYNTKGLLSKIVAPVSSNEFVQDTKSSAAWTKVVDGSLKVVSRLMSSSGSTGIKMHRLIANNSNAVKNLEAILDMDMKSKSGIIKLQTQALEVLTQLTLHHPASTSAEKLIKKALHIFLTADWMRDYLEHEKRNIDQPTTIQQNMSLRPSMRSRLSNLIKKANGAWAREKMAEQAAKERVEKKMKEAQETAIQHKEKAGEALARISSDSEAIKSFTGGNNDVLGLTELLDSNIKTIKCEISATDSVEIKINTGCRISAAIILKHLRNYDKETTLRKVLAELIPIQAEASSASTPRWCGHANSCSCLGNGIENGAISCVISFGTGVAAGCFPKKPSDGEQDKPSASLSYHIQQCWERRLQAELLSLVAGILANGNYNFAEVLISPPASDSLLEDFVMRLKKMVEDNLYATPACLAIQKLICEMVTGFLQHDGYVEVIDKHNIVATLLEASEVMDCLESSMLFSGVDHDCHGVPLKPLSSVLAKNSEDLLAQRKQALGINIVPVSAAIP; from the exons GGTATTTGACGTGATGGGAGATGCTCGCTTTGCATTCTTTGAGGATTGGCTTGATTCGCTTATGCAGAATGTTGAGTCGTGTCATCTTGAGCATACCCAGTTGCGTATGAGACAATGGCTGAAAAGAAAATTACATATGCTAATAGATATCATTCTGATCGTGATATTTTTACCAGCGGTGTACTTTGCTCTTGCTGGGCCAGTTCTGTGCATTGTGCTATCGGCGATTCGCGTAGCAAACCAAGGCTATGGTATCGCCGACGGAGAAACAAGTAAAGCAAATTTGAATCGGGCGCTGGACTTATACTACTACGTATCTCTTGCTCACGGCACAATATGCTTATTGTGTATGCTCTCTGAAGTCACTGCTAATGAAGTCGTCGTAGTTTCTCTTTGGCTACGACATGGTTTCAGCCTCGACCTACTTGACGGATACTTGCGCGAAACCAAGCAGATGTGTGTACACAACCCCGCATCCATAATGAACTGGAATTTGATCACGTATGGTGCCAGCTTGCTAGATTCCCAATCACCGGAGGACTATGTGGCTGGAGGAAGGGTACTAACTATGCTGATTGATCAGGGTATGCCGTTATCTATAAGACGGCTGATGATCAGGTCACCGAGAGAAAGAATTCAGAAGCTGATTGGGACCCTTGCCTGGAGAAGCCCAGCCGAAAGAGAGATGAGATGGCTTGCAGCAAGGATCGTGGAGCATCTCGCCGCTGACATCAACCTTACTCACTTTCCAGGAGCACTAGAATGCATATCCTCCCTCTTTGACACCTCATGTCATAACAATGGTGATCAGGAAGCTCTTCATTTGCCTTTTGTAATTGGACATAGCAAGCAGAAGAGAAGGATAAGTTTGCTAGACAGAGTTGTTGCTGCTACACTGGAGGGTCTGCTTAATTCCAGGTCCTTTCAGCGTCAATTCCGTGTACAATTGATTCGCAGGTATGTCAGAAAGCAGCAGCACAACAGTGAGGATCTGGTCTTCCCAGGCTTAAGAATTCTAGAGAACCTGGCTCACGACACACATAACTGCACACTGATATACAACACCAAGGGTCTTCTTTCAAAAATAGTTGCACCTGTCAGCTCCAACGAATTTGTGCAAGATACCAAGAGCAGCGCTGCATGGACCAAGGTGGTAGACGGATCACTGAAAGTGGTGAGCCGGCTCATGAGTTCTTCGGGAAGCACTGGCATAAAGATGCACAGACTAATTGCGAACAATAGTAATGCAGTCAAAAACTTAGAGGCCATTCTGGACATGGATATGAAGAGCAAAAGTGGGATCATAAAGCTACAGACGCAAGCTCTAGAGGTTCTTACACAACTAACCTTGCACCATCCAGCAAGTACTTCTGCAGAAAAACTTATTAAGAAGGCGCTACACATCTTCCTTACCGCAGATTGGATGAGAGATTATTTGGAACACGAGAAAAGGAACATCGACCAACCAACTACAATCCAACAAAATATGTCATTAAGACCGTCAATGCGATCACGTTTGAGTAATCTTATTAAGAAGGCCAATGGAGCATGGGCGAGAGAGAAGATGGCCGAACAAGCCGCAAAAGAACGTGTGGAAAAAAAGATGAAAGAAGCTCAGGAAACTGCAATCCAGCATAAAGAAAAGGCTGGTGAAGCGTTGGCCAGGATATCCAGTGATTCAGAGGCTATCAAGAGCTTCACAGGAGGCAACAATGATGTCCTTGGTCTTACTGAATTGCTTGACTCCAATATTAAGACCATCAAATGCGAAATAAGTGCAACAGATAGTGTGGAAATAAAGATCAACACGGGCTGTCGTATTAGCGCAGCAATCATTTTGAAGCATTTGAGAAACTACGATAAGGAAACAACCTTACGCAAG GTACTTGCAGAATTAATTCCTATACAGGCAGAAGCGAGTAGCGCAAGCACGCCGCGGTGGTGTGGGCATGCCAACTCTTGCTCTTGCCTTGGGAACGGCATAGAAAACGGTGCCATCTCTTGTGTTATATCATTTGGAACCGGGGTGGCGGCTGGTTGCTTTCCAAAAAAACCAAGTGATGGTGAGCAAGACAAGCCTTCCGCTTCACTTAGCTACCACATCCAGCAGTGTTGGGAGAGGAGGCTCCAAGCTGAGCTGTTATCACTCGTCGCGGGGATCCTTGCAAATGGCAATTATAATTTTGCAGAAGTTTTAATATCGCCACCGGCTTCGGATAGCCTGCTGGAAGACTTTGTGATGAGGCTCAAGAAGATGGTGGAAGACAACTTATATGCCACCCCGGCATGCCTGGCAATACAGAAGCTCATCTGTGAGATGGTTACAGGATTTCTCCAACATGATGGATACGTCGAAGTGATCGACAAGCACAATATCGTTGCCACATTACTGGAGGCTTCAGAGGTGATGGACTGTCTTGAGAGCAGCATGCTTTTCTCTGGTGTCGATCATGACTGCCACGGGGTTCCTCTGAAGCCTCTTTCTTCTGTTCTCGCAAAAAATTCCGAAGATCTTTTGGCACAGAGGAAACAGGCTCTGGGCATCAACATTGTGCCTGTCAGTGCCGCAATACCGTGA